In Herbinix luporum, a single window of DNA contains:
- a CDS encoding SpoIID/LytB domain-containing protein — protein sequence MNTKNKFIIIGICIIIVIAVLAANIIRRIKTDEYGETEELVKEKVISKAEAYRLLSYLEYDRASREALSMEITYKDEDMSGWYDSYVNAVYKMGLIEASITESPKKALTLGQCKQLIDKLITLHTQLQGVYQNLSFDFLDSDKAMPISQFLELYNVLLGLIPEEEKLVKDELLFVLDKEDSEEGKDRIVTDKGNYYYQNTKDYEGIFYPEVKRSYESLTGEEILKRFNNKGIEVLVSANEIVYIKKIHTDKIVINNVWIEEGKELKVQTFINGIHKEFETLYKLSQNLERIVGDITIENGYIVSISIKPDIIQGKVLLSGEDFIEIEGYGKIPLDANYKIYKIYGDLSMEKTNSILVGYDTTDFVVSGGKVSAALIRESIKAENIRVLLHTTGFKDIYHSEIEFGATTDFIVKLKDKEKKYSADETIKLQPGDKMLSSGRIIIEPVSDRGKIKLLSVERSYGKPKYRGRIEIAETDKGLLIVNELPLEEYLYAVIPSEMPTYYGLEPLKVQAVCARSYAYKHLVANSLSKYGAHVDDSVAYQVYNNIEENEDSILAVKDTYGKVVEYEGEVITAYYFSTSCGHTTGVEHVWSGGSAIPYLSGRLLTEEGDSEDVISDGEDGLYKDLTKEENFKSFILDEEFVTYDSGFNWYRWNVTIDIKDIKENIDKKLEGRYKANPNLIKTLVSKNPKDKDAVYESLPVTTVGDIVDIYVKKRGTGGIITELIIQGTEKTIKVQTEYNIRALLSPANSLVYRLDGEGVKDLSLLPSAFFFIDKKMEDGKLSAFTFTGGGYGHGVGMSQNGVKSLADAGKKYDDIITYFYRGTNLGFIYQ from the coding sequence ATGAATACTAAGAATAAGTTTATTATAATTGGTATCTGTATAATAATTGTAATAGCAGTCTTGGCAGCCAATATCATTAGGAGAATCAAGACTGATGAATATGGGGAAACTGAAGAACTTGTAAAGGAAAAGGTTATATCAAAGGCAGAGGCATACCGCTTACTAAGTTACCTTGAATATGATAGGGCCTCAAGAGAAGCCCTATCAATGGAAATTACATATAAGGATGAGGATATGTCAGGCTGGTATGACAGCTATGTTAATGCTGTATATAAAATGGGTCTGATAGAAGCTAGTATTACAGAATCTCCTAAGAAAGCCTTGACCTTAGGACAGTGTAAACAGCTAATTGATAAGCTTATAACCTTACATACACAGCTTCAAGGGGTATACCAAAACTTATCCTTTGACTTTTTAGATTCAGATAAGGCAATGCCTATATCACAGTTTTTAGAGCTATATAATGTTCTTCTTGGGTTAATTCCGGAAGAAGAGAAGCTTGTTAAGGATGAGCTTTTATTTGTTCTAGATAAGGAGGATTCTGAGGAAGGAAAGGATAGAATAGTAACTGACAAGGGTAATTACTATTATCAAAATACCAAAGATTATGAAGGAATATTCTATCCTGAAGTAAAAAGATCATATGAAAGTCTTACCGGTGAAGAAATACTAAAACGTTTTAATAATAAAGGTATAGAAGTCCTTGTCTCTGCCAATGAGATTGTATATATTAAAAAAATCCATACTGATAAGATTGTAATTAATAATGTTTGGATTGAGGAAGGAAAAGAACTTAAGGTTCAAACTTTTATAAATGGAATACATAAAGAGTTTGAGACCTTATATAAACTTTCTCAGAATTTAGAAAGAATTGTGGGAGATATCACCATAGAAAATGGATATATTGTTAGCATAAGTATAAAGCCTGATATCATTCAGGGTAAGGTTTTATTATCAGGGGAAGATTTTATTGAGATTGAGGGATATGGAAAGATACCACTGGATGCAAATTATAAGATCTATAAAATATACGGGGATCTTTCCATGGAAAAAACCAATAGTATCTTAGTAGGTTATGATACAACAGATTTTGTAGTATCGGGGGGAAAGGTAAGTGCGGCCTTAATTAGGGAAAGTATAAAGGCAGAAAATATCAGAGTACTACTTCATACCACAGGTTTTAAAGATATATATCATAGTGAGATTGAATTTGGTGCTACAACTGATTTTATTGTTAAGCTAAAGGATAAAGAAAAAAAATATTCGGCCGATGAAACCATAAAATTACAGCCGGGGGATAAGATGTTATCATCCGGTAGAATAATTATTGAGCCTGTTTCAGATAGGGGAAAGATTAAACTTTTATCAGTGGAGCGTTCTTATGGTAAACCGAAATATAGGGGGAGAATAGAGATTGCAGAAACAGATAAGGGGCTTCTTATTGTTAATGAACTGCCCTTAGAAGAGTATCTATATGCGGTTATTCCCAGTGAGATGCCTACATACTATGGCTTAGAGCCCTTAAAAGTTCAGGCGGTTTGTGCCAGAAGTTATGCATATAAGCATCTTGTTGCCAATAGCCTAAGCAAATATGGGGCCCATGTGGACGATAGTGTAGCATATCAGGTTTATAATAATATTGAGGAAAATGAAGATTCCATCTTAGCTGTTAAGGATACCTATGGAAAAGTAGTGGAGTATGAGGGAGAGGTAATTACGGCATATTATTTTTCAACTTCCTGTGGCCATACTACAGGAGTAGAGCATGTATGGTCAGGGGGATCAGCAATTCCTTACTTAAGCGGAAGACTACTGACAGAAGAAGGGGATAGCGAAGATGTAATATCTGACGGGGAAGATGGTTTATACAAAGATCTTACAAAAGAAGAAAATTTCAAAAGCTTTATACTGGATGAGGAATTTGTCACCTATGACAGCGGCTTTAATTGGTACCGGTGGAATGTTACCATAGATATAAAAGATATAAAAGAGAATATAGACAAAAAGCTTGAAGGTAGATATAAGGCTAATCCTAATCTAATAAAAACTTTGGTTAGTAAAAATCCTAAGGATAAAGATGCGGTATATGAAAGTCTCCCTGTTACTACAGTGGGAGATATTGTGGATATTTACGTCAAAAAAAGAGGGACCGGTGGAATAATCACTGAATTAATAATCCAGGGTACTGAAAAGACAATTAAAGTTCAGACAGAATATAATATAAGAGCCCTTTTGTCACCGGCAAATTCTTTAGTCTATCGTTTAGATGGGGAAGGGGTAAAAGATTTAAGCTTGCTGCCCAGTGCATTTTTCTTCATAGATAAAAAAATGGAGGATGGGAAGCTATCTGCCTTTACATTTACCGGAGGCGGTTATGGCCATGGTGTAGGAATGAGCCAAAACGGGGTTAAATCCTTGGCAGATGCCGGAAAGAAATATGATGATATAATAACCTATTTTTATAGAGGAACGAATCTTGGATTTATTTATCAATAG
- a CDS encoding DUF4340 domain-containing protein: MTKRKKKNLLTLIFLVVMLGLMSGFYVWYLNKNKDRGETASEDDSLILATMDPDLIERIHFKNDEADMILILEDDTWVTEADKERPIKQNYVDNMISIIDEVKAERIVDEKPEDLAQYGLVSPYASLKATQSDGKSVTLLLGDEVSGGQGYYAKLDGNDTVFIVPTLYGTYLSYSDVSMTQVDNGPSLTSNDIYHIEVLKKDGEDFELIYDEDSKYHKAGTPLLSWAVLKPFEEPYSADSSKVSEVISNFTRFYFLSCVDYKGEDLAKYGLEDPTASILVEYYEQHEEELDEPQKDPDTGEEITTKTVTKEKSFKLYIGNLNDKGDYYVRKDGEAAVYTMEAEDVDAMLQVDAFSILSTFISIYNIETVDRIDIDISGKPYTMEIKREVTTDSEGNEETKASYYYNGKEVEEDTFKDVYQVMIGAKFDTQLKEEVSLKELDPILTISYHLEDSDKTYTSKYYPYDESFYIADNGGPIIFKADKRRIDQIIKTIEEFKKAE; encoded by the coding sequence ATGACAAAGAGAAAAAAGAAAAACCTGCTTACCTTAATCTTTCTTGTAGTGATGTTGGGCCTAATGTCAGGCTTTTATGTATGGTATCTCAATAAGAACAAGGATAGGGGTGAAACTGCAAGTGAAGACGATTCCCTCATTCTTGCCACTATGGATCCTGACCTTATAGAAAGAATCCACTTTAAAAATGATGAAGCAGATATGATTTTGATTCTTGAGGATGATACCTGGGTAACCGAAGCAGACAAAGAACGGCCCATTAAGCAAAATTATGTAGATAATATGATTAGTATTATTGATGAGGTAAAGGCAGAACGTATAGTAGATGAAAAACCTGAGGATCTTGCACAATATGGTCTTGTAAGTCCCTATGCCTCTCTTAAGGCCACACAGTCAGACGGAAAAAGTGTTACTTTATTATTAGGAGACGAGGTTAGTGGGGGACAGGGTTATTATGCCAAATTAGATGGAAATGATACTGTATTTATAGTTCCCACTCTTTATGGCACCTACCTATCTTACAGTGATGTTAGTATGACTCAGGTTGATAACGGACCTTCCTTAACCTCTAATGATATTTATCATATTGAGGTTCTTAAAAAGGATGGGGAGGACTTTGAACTGATTTATGATGAAGATTCTAAGTATCATAAGGCAGGTACTCCCCTGCTTTCATGGGCTGTCCTTAAACCTTTTGAAGAACCATATTCAGCAGACAGCTCTAAGGTATCAGAGGTAATATCTAATTTCACAAGATTTTATTTTCTATCCTGCGTGGACTATAAGGGAGAAGATTTGGCTAAATATGGCTTAGAGGATCCTACTGCTTCTATATTAGTAGAATACTATGAACAGCATGAAGAAGAGCTAGATGAGCCACAGAAGGATCCTGATACAGGAGAAGAAATAACTACAAAGACCGTCACTAAGGAGAAAAGCTTTAAGTTATACATTGGTAATCTGAATGATAAAGGAGATTATTATGTAAGAAAAGATGGAGAAGCTGCAGTCTATACCATGGAAGCAGAAGATGTAGATGCTATGCTTCAGGTAGATGCCTTTAGTATCTTAAGTACTTTCATAAGTATTTATAATATAGAAACGGTAGATCGTATAGATATCGATATCTCCGGTAAACCATATACTATGGAGATAAAGAGGGAAGTTACTACCGATAGTGAAGGAAATGAAGAAACCAAGGCTAGCTATTATTATAACGGTAAAGAGGTAGAAGAGGATACATTTAAGGATGTGTATCAAGTTATGATAGGAGCAAAATTTGATACACAGCTTAAAGAAGAAGTTTCTCTTAAGGAATTAGATCCGATTCTTACCATATCATATCATTTAGAAGATAGTGATAAGACTTATACCAGCAAATATTATCCTTATGACGAAAGTTTCTATATAGCAGACAACGGTGGTCCTATTATATTTAAAGCTGATAAAAGAAGAATTGACCAAATAATAAAGACTATAGAAGAGTTTAAAAAAGCAGAATAA
- a CDS encoding GldG family protein produces the protein MSNNNQNKDMINNQNELNKDDNNMNNKNGFFKEIKASFTGRKFVSGAYVSIISAIVIILVLLANLIITEFDLKIDLSSEGIYTLTKETKEYIKNMEDEVTIYYLIEAGNEAPMFQRIAEKFDSLSDHITLKQKDPIQYPTFTKEYVDDEVSLNSFLVVNERTKQAKYVDYNDMLVQEFNQQYFQYYTVGIDVEGQLISAIQYVTNPDLPVVYYTVGHEEYEIGSLFNEIMSKMNIDILPLQTLTVEKVPDDCNVLLINAPKLDFSDAELNMIKEYMAAGGNVVIVMDYQTQDFANLNSLINYYGIQMEKGIICEGDTDMFVPLYPRYIVPKVLEHDITKGLYNSNRIVVTPKSSGLRIMDNIKSSLTVEPLLETSDKSYSKINDNPETLMKEEGDIEGPFYIGLKSSDTFNNVTSNMVVYTSEMIFDDNMLSSYGNFHLLVNTIGNLVGELETISVRARYLYPEPLNITQKPALIWAAIAIVILPVIILTSGVIVVVKRRKR, from the coding sequence GTGAGCAATAATAATCAAAATAAGGACATGATAAATAATCAAAATGAGCTTAATAAGGATGATAATAATATGAATAATAAAAATGGCTTCTTTAAAGAGATAAAAGCTTCCTTTACCGGAAGAAAATTTGTCAGTGGGGCCTATGTATCCATAATATCTGCAATAGTTATCATATTAGTGCTTCTTGCAAATCTGATTATAACAGAGTTTGATTTAAAGATTGATTTAAGTTCTGAAGGCATATATACCTTAACAAAGGAAACTAAAGAATACATAAAGAATATGGAAGATGAGGTTACAATTTATTATTTAATTGAAGCAGGTAATGAAGCACCTATGTTTCAAAGGATTGCTGAGAAGTTTGATAGTCTTTCCGACCATATTACCTTGAAGCAGAAAGACCCTATTCAGTACCCAACCTTTACTAAGGAATATGTGGATGATGAAGTTTCTCTTAATAGCTTTTTAGTTGTAAATGAACGTACTAAGCAGGCTAAATATGTGGATTATAATGATATGCTTGTGCAGGAGTTTAACCAGCAGTATTTTCAGTATTATACAGTAGGTATTGACGTAGAAGGTCAGCTTATATCAGCAATTCAATATGTAACAAATCCTGATCTTCCGGTTGTCTATTATACAGTTGGCCATGAGGAATATGAGATTGGATCACTTTTTAATGAGATTATGTCGAAAATGAATATTGACATACTTCCTCTTCAAACCTTAACGGTAGAAAAAGTACCGGATGATTGTAATGTCTTATTAATCAATGCACCAAAGCTAGACTTTTCCGATGCAGAATTGAATATGATTAAGGAGTATATGGCAGCAGGTGGTAATGTAGTTATTGTTATGGACTATCAGACACAGGATTTTGCCAATCTTAATTCCCTTATAAATTATTACGGCATTCAGATGGAGAAGGGAATTATATGTGAAGGGGATACCGACATGTTTGTTCCCCTATATCCTAGATATATAGTTCCTAAAGTATTAGAACACGATATTACTAAGGGCTTATATAATAGCAATCGTATAGTAGTTACACCAAAATCCTCCGGACTTAGAATTATGGATAATATAAAAAGTTCATTAACCGTAGAACCTCTATTAGAGACATCGGATAAGTCATATTCCAAGATAAATGATAATCCTGAGACTCTTATGAAAGAAGAAGGAGATATAGAAGGTCCCTTCTATATAGGCTTAAAGTCTAGCGATACCTTTAACAACGTAACATCCAATATGGTAGTATATACCTCTGAAATGATATTTGATGATAATATGCTAAGCAGCTATGGCAATTTCCATCTACTGGTTAATACTATAGGTAATCTTGTAGGAGAGCTAGAAACCATATCTGTAAGGGCTAGATATCTATATCCTGAGCCCCTAAATATCACACAGAAGCCGGCATTGATATGGGCTGCTATAGCAATTGTTATTCTTCCTGTGATTATCCTTACATCAGGTGTCATTGTTGTTGTTAAGAGGAGGAAGCGTTAA
- a CDS encoding ABC transporter permease, with product MLAIYKKELRSYFTSMIGYVFIALFLAIIGIFFYNNNLLTRSANFEHTIANVSFIFVLLVPLLTMRIMAEENKQKTDQLLLTSPVSATDIVMGKFLAVFTILFMVIAIISTYPLIMTRYGQVPFASSYASIVGFLLLGASYLAMGLFLSSLTESQVVAAVITFIVFFFTLFMDGLASSISTTNKTAFIFFTALILILCFILWIMMHNLTVSLGVGIIGEVILTYIYMNKPTLLDGAVVKMFGWLSATARFNNFYMGIFNLADIIYYLSITFIFLFLSTQVIKKKRWS from the coding sequence ATGCTGGCGATTTATAAAAAGGAGTTACGTTCTTACTTTACATCTATGATTGGATATGTATTTATAGCTTTATTTTTAGCTATTATAGGTATCTTTTTCTATAATAATAATCTATTAACCAGATCCGCTAATTTTGAACATACAATTGCTAATGTAAGTTTTATTTTCGTTTTATTGGTACCGCTACTTACTATGCGTATAATGGCAGAAGAAAATAAACAAAAGACAGATCAGCTTCTTTTGACATCCCCTGTTAGTGCCACAGATATTGTTATGGGAAAGTTCCTGGCGGTATTTACCATATTATTCATGGTAATTGCCATTATAAGTACATATCCCTTAATAATGACTAGGTATGGTCAAGTACCCTTTGCCTCTTCCTATGCCAGTATTGTAGGATTTTTGCTTTTAGGGGCCTCATACCTTGCTATGGGATTATTCTTATCTTCCCTAACTGAAAGTCAGGTTGTAGCGGCAGTAATTACTTTTATTGTCTTTTTCTTCACATTATTTATGGATGGTCTGGCCAGTAGTATTTCTACTACTAATAAAACAGCCTTTATCTTTTTTACTGCTTTAATCTTAATTCTTTGTTTTATATTATGGATAATGATGCATAATCTGACAGTATCACTGGGTGTTGGTATTATTGGTGAAGTGATTTTAACATATATTTATATGAACAAGCCCACCCTGCTTGACGGTGCTGTTGTAAAAATGTTTGGCTGGTTGTCTGCTACTGCCCGTTTTAACAACTTTTACATGGGAATATTTAACTTGGCAGATATCATCTATTATTTAAGTATTACCTTTATATTTTTGTTCCTGTCAACCCAAGTCATTAAGAAGAAGAGATGGAGCTAA